From the genome of Danio rerio strain Tuebingen ecotype United States chromosome 2, GRCz12tu, whole genome shotgun sequence, one region includes:
- the si:ch211-153l6.6 gene encoding uncharacterized protein si:ch211-153l6.6 isoform X4 has product METNQLSEMADLTDCKMDPGCTEDQTCQFTEDANDCFVAYFSECLDTRQSNPHEDLDGQENEDLHKENKAISNECDSSGESDGSKDSQEGLMLKVNEPEANDTESLTLESHEDPQMNDQPEEEMEINNTYVPEEEEQEVPEEKVEPQEEPELEQQMNGLVISEVPNESCPDMDQDNLSDCLVVEMAIISSDSDAEEPWRSVVPPAVDKEEAENNEDLLGMDEAEINLEGQATQEDDEVSNSNAEDEALALSINETEILEQPDCPTECELQDISLESTVHYCSLTKIAEDEEELAKTTKHSLQRLSCSTSELDKKLPQDFCVIQEMKSENVSTEHLDFRVTRKQWQEMEEQTRGLVHRPMVKPGSCQGGHSFMYTPVRNIDRPRRDPDIESLSLGDYQYTQFSPCSEDSGLDDTSYRSPYDEPETPVEREIREALEREENFRRERAMAKMSSGDSMQSKPRPAVLQHSRSEPGERGRMFDTPEDRCRSQRSPGARTPSLSITASSGKSPTYHEMTANNVIILEPDSYPTSQQKKGKGGLLSPKTSSFQEWPSDMNNVIILETSNLIIRSASEFCLSTACQETQESTFQNNPFFKLRSHSTQSLVDQEIKLVKQREEELRRQRAQLYVKERYDTVLVSPSQLQNFTYERSGDVAAKSKSSPSSPSKTRKMDRSAMSCDHKFYR; this is encoded by the coding sequence ATGGAGACCAACCAGCTTTCAGAAATGGCTGATCTAACAGACTGTAAAATGGATCCTGGGTGTACAGAGGACCAGACATGTCAATTCACAGAGGACGCGAATGACTGTTTTGTTGCATATTTCTCAGAGTGCCTGGATACCAGACAGAGCAACCCCCACGAAGACTTGGATGGGCAAGAAAATGAAGATCTGCATAAGGAAAACAAAGCCATAAGCAATGAATGTGACAGCTCAGGTGAATCTGATGGGAGCAAAGACTCTCAAGAAGGCCTTATGCTTAAGGTCAACGAACCAGAAGCAAATGACACAGAATCATTGACCTTAGAGTCTCATGAAGACCCCCAGATGAATGACCAACCAGAAGAAGAAATGGAAATAAACAACACTTATGTACCAGAGGAGGAAGAACAGGAAGTACCAGAGGAGAAGGTGGAGCCGCAAGAAGAACCTGAGCTAGAGCAGCAAATGAATGGGCTGGTGATTTCTGAAGTCCCGAATGAATCTTGTCCAGATATGGATCAAGACAACTTAAGTGACTGTCTGGTTGTGGAGATGGCCATCATTTCATCAGATAGTGATGCTGAGGAGCCGTGGAGGTCTGTAGTTCCACCAGCAGTCGACAAGGAAGAGGCTGAAAATAATGAAGATCTCTTGGGCATGGATGAAGCAGAGATAAACCTGGAAGGGCAAGCAACACAAGAAGACGATGAAGTGAGTAACAGCAATGCTGAAGATGAAGCTTTGGCTTTGAGTATTAATGAAACCGAGATTCTAGAACAACCAGATTGTCCAACCGAATGTGAGCTGCAAGATATTTCTCTGGAGTCTACTGTTCATTACTGCAGCTTAACCAAAATTGCGGAAGATGAAGAAGAGCTTGCTAAAACTACCAAGCACAGCCTGCAGCGTTTGTCCTGCTCAACTTCAGAACTCGACAAGAAGTTGCCACAAGACTTCTGCGTGATTCAGGAAATGAAGAGTGAGAATGTCAGCACAGAGCATTTGGATTTCAGGGTGACTCGCAAGCAATGGCAGGAGATGGAAGAGCAAACCAGGGGACTGGTGCACCGGCCAATGGTGAAGCCGGGATCTTGCCAGGGTGGACACAGCTTCATGTACACTCCTGTCCGCAACATTGATCGTCCCAGAAGAGACCCTGACATAGAAAGCCTTAGCCTTGGGGATTACCAATACACTCAGTTCAGCCCCTGTTCAGAGGACTCCGGTCTAGATGACACAAGCTACAGGTCCCCTTATGATGAGCCGGAGACTCCAGTGGAGCGGGAGATCCGTGAAGCTCTTGAACGAGAGGAGAATTTCAGACGGGAGAGAGCAATGGCAAAGATGTCTTCTGGTGACTCTATGCAAAGTAAACCTCGGCCTGCCGTTCTTCAACACAGCAGATCAGAGCCTGGAGAGAGAGGACGGATGTTTGACACACCAGAGGACAGGTGCAGGTCTCAGAGGTCTCCTGGTGCAAGAACTCCAAGTTTGTCAATTACCGCATCCTCTGGAAAAAGTCCCACATACCATGAAATGACTGCCAACAATGTCATTATACTAGAACCGGATTCGTACCCCACCAGCCAACAGAAAAAAGGGAAGGGTGGGCTGCTCTCTCCAAAAACAAGTAGCTTCCAAGAATGGCCATCAGACATGAACAACGTCATCATCCTAGAGACGTCCAATCTCATCATTCGAAGTGCCTCTGAATTCTGCCTGAGCACTGCATGCCAGGAGACTCAAGAGAGCACGTTTCAAAACAATCCCTTCTTCAAACTGCGCTCCCACAGCACCCAGTCTCTGGTGGATCAGGAGATCAAGTTGGTCAAGCAAAGAGAAGAGGAGCTTAGGAGGCAGAGAGCACAGCTATATGTAAAGGAGA